The Vibrio quintilis DNA window TGCGCCGCCGGTCATTGCCAGCGCCAGCGCAGGCACCAGCATTTCCCACCATGCGCCGGTGTATAAAGAGGAAGAAGTCTGCGCCCAGTACAGCATGGAACCCCAGCTGACTTCAGTCGCATCACCCAGACCAAGGATACCCAGCCCGGCTTCCGCCCCCATGGCGTAAATCACCGTCCCCAGAAAGCCACCAAACACGATCGAAATCAGATTGGGTAAGATTTCGACCAGAATAATCCGGGGTTTCGATTCCCCCATCACTTCAGCTGAAATGATGAACTCTTTGTGGCGGATCGCCATGGTCTGGGAGCGAATCACCCGCGCGCCCCAGGGCCAGGAGGTGACCCCGAGCAAGAGGGTGATCACCAGCGAGCCGACCTGCCCCAGAAATGCCGCCAGTACAATCAGCAGCGGCAATTGCGGAAACACCAGAAAAACGTTGGTTAAAAAGTTCAGCCGCTCATCAGTTTTTCCGCCGAAATAGCCGGAAGACACCCCGATGATCACCGCCAGAGTCATGGCAATGATCCCGGCTGAAATCGCCACGGTCAGGGATTTTCTTGCGCCGTAGAGCACCTGACTGTACACATCACGTCCGCTACGGGTTGTGCCCAGCACATATTCTGCGTTCGGCGCCACATGGGGGCGGGCCACACGCTTTTCCGGATTGTGCGTGGCTAAAACCGGCGCAAACAGCGCACCAAACAGAATGATCGTTAACAACAGGCCACCGATAATGGCCGGAGGATTGCCATAGAAGAAGGCATAAATTTTAGAAAACGCCTGCTTTATTTTTTTCCGGGAAAAACGCGGCTCAGCAGCCCACGATTCTGCAGGTCCGGACGATTGATCTGAATTCATGAAATTGTCCATAGGGCACCTTAGTTTGAAATCCGGGGATCAAGCCAGACATAAAGTAAATCGGCGATGAAGTTCGCAGTCAGAACCGCTGTCACGAGAATCAGCAGAATGGCCTGAATCAGCGGATAATCCCGCGCCACAATGCCTTTCAGTAAGATATTCCCCAACCCCTGATAGTTAAAAACCACTTCCGTCATGATGGAGCCGGCAAATGAAAAGCCAATCGCCATTGCAATCGCCGTCGCCACCGGCAGAATGGCGTTACGCCCGGCATAGCGGTACATCACCCGGAAACCACTCAGCCCTTTTGCTTCCGCCATGGTGACATAGTCTTCACCCAGCACATTGATCATGGCGTTGCGCATGTTAAACACCCAGGTCGCTATCCCGACCACCACCATCGAGCCAACCGGCAATACCGCGTGCTTTGCAACACTGCTGATAAATTCAAGTGTCAGCCCCGGTTCAATCGCCGGGTCATAGGTATAAGCCAGTGGCAGCAATTCCAGCTTCAGACCAAAAAAGTAAAATAACAGGAGTGCTGTCACGACGTAGGGGAAATTACTGATGAAGGCAAGAACCGGCGGGACGACCTGACCGAAAATTCCCTGCCGGTGATAAGAGGCGTAAGTGCCGATACTGACCCCGATAATTAATGCGACAATCAACGATCCCAGCGCCAGAAACATGGTCCACGGCAGTGCCATTGCAATCACATCAGAGACGCTGACCGGAAACATCAGAACAGACGGCCCTAAATCAAGCGTGAACACACTTTTCATATAGGACAGATACTGCTCAAACAGATTACCGTCGGCAAAACCGTACATCTCGCGCACCGCATCCATCTGCGCCGGATCCATCCGCCCCTGAGCCGCTGCAAACATCGCATCAACCGGATCGCCCGGCATCAGGCGGGGCAACATGAAGTTGAAAGAAATCGCAATCAGGAAAGCCGTAAAATAAAAGCCAAAGCGTCGAAATAAAAATGTCATAACCAACCTTTTCACACCGGAACCGTCATCAGAACAACGGTTCCGTAGCCTTATTTAAAACACATCCATTATTTCAGGTGCAGGTGATCTAAAATAATCACGCGCTTACCGCCGTAATACCAGACCGGCTGAACATATGGGTGCTCAGCATCAGGCCAGCCGGTAATCTTCTTCGTACTGTACTGGAACCAGGTCGGATTTGAGAACAGCGGAATAAATGGCATTTGCTGCGCTGTAAATTCCTGCAACTGCGAAAGAATTTCTTTCTGTTTGGCCGCATCCGCCGTTTCACCGAAACTATCGATTAATTTATCAATTTCCGGCGTATGAATACCATGACCTGCATGCCATGTTTTACCAATCCGTGAGGTTGAATAATAATCCTGATAAGCCAGAATCGGGTTGGTTGCCACCAGCGACCAGTTAATTGACATGGTGTAATTGCTGTCTTTCAGGTTTTTATCGTACACCGCCCAGTCAACCATTTTTACATCTGCTTTAATCCCGACATCAGCGAAATATTCACTGACCATCTGTACCACCTGAATCCAGTCCGTCCAGCCGCTCACCACTTCAATTTTCAGATCAATCGGTGAGCCGTCTTTATTGTCGCGGAAACCATCCCCGTCCCGGTCAACAATACCGGCTTCATCCAGCAGTGATTTGGCTTTTTTAACGTTATATTGCGTCAAATAGCCGTACTTTTTATTCACTTTCGGATCAATATAGGTTTTATACAATTCACCAATACCGCCGACATTAAAGTTTGGTGTCGGATAACCATAAGCCGCGATATCCACAATCGCTTTACGATCCAGCGCCATCGACAGCGCCTGACGCACCTTCAGATCACCAAACGGTTTTTTCTTGGTATTCATATACAGATGAATCGCATCATTCGGCGGATACCAGAAGTGATTATCGGCTTTATCTTTGGCAACAAATGTTGATTCAACATCCGCGATAAAGTTAGAACCCCAGTCGATCTCACCTTTAATCAGTGCCGGCTGAATCTGAGAGTTATCGTTGTAAGAGCGGTAAACCACGCAATCCAGATAAGGACGGTTTTCAAGATAATAGTTTGGATTGCGACACAACTTCATTTGCTGTGGTTTGACATATTTGACGGTGGTCATCGGCCCGCTGCCCACCGGATTGGGGTTGGTAAATTTGCTCAGATCAGATGCTTTCGACCAGATATGTTTTGGCAGAATATGATAGTTTTCCAGATTCCAGACAAAGGTTGAATCGGCATCCTTGAGTTTGAAAACAACCGTCGTGGTGTTCTTCGCCGTAATCGACTCTAAATTCTTGCCGGACCAAATCCCTTTCAGATCAAAAGCGGGATAATCTTTGGTCATTTTCAGGCTGTAAACCACATCATCAGCGGTCATAGGGCTGCCGTCAGACCATTTGAGCTGGTCACGCAACGTCAGCGTCAGCGTTTTTAAATCATCAGAATAATGGTAGGACTTCGCCAGACGGAAATCCGTTTTTCCGGTCATGTTATTAAATACCAGTAAAGGCTCAAACATGATTCCGTTCAGTAAATCTTTGGTGGTATACGGGTTAAAGTTTTGAACAAAGCCCGTATTAATAATCGGAACTGTTAATGTTCCGCCTTGTTTAATCTCTTGACTTGCATGGGCAGCTATAGATATGAAACCAGCAGCAATAGAGGCAATCAGGGTTTTCTTCTGCATCACATTATCCTTTTTATTGCAAATTCATAAAAGAAAGCGCTTTCTTTTCATTTTGTTCATTTTTTGAGTGTTCTTCAAACGAAATGTCGTCAAAACGAATCAGTGATCACATAAAAGTTATGCACTCCGGTGAAATTAAGTACGGAACCTTACCAGAATAGTCACAGAAAAATACCTGTTTAACAGTGGGTTATAGTAATAAACGATAGATTAATGACATACCTTGGCTTAGAAAGAATACACTCAGCAATATCAGAAAACAGCGCTGTGTCATATTTTTGTAGTATTTGAATACCATATCACAAAGAAAGCGCTTTCTTTCTGACATCATCCTGATCTAAGATGCCATGAGCAACATAGTTCAGGAGAAAAGAAATGGTCAGTTTTTGGAATGGCAATAAATCACCTGCCCGTCAGCAGCATGAGCTGGAAGTCCTGCAAACCCTGCTTGCCGGCTCATTTCCGGCAGAAAGTATTCAGAATGACATGACCAGCTACCCGGATGCAGAGGATGAATCCAACGTCTTCCTTCACGGCACCGATGTGCTGGTGACTGTCGCCGGTAATCAAAAATTTGCAGCGCGGGAATTCTACCCGGTGCAGCTCCCGCTGTGTCAGGGCATTCTCGGCTGCAGGCTGCTGATTATCCGCAAAGAAGATACCGGCCTGTTTGAGTCCATCACCTTTGAACAGCTGCAACACAAAATCGCCGGGATTCCCGACACCTGGGCTGATGCTGACTTATTTCGTCACAACACTTTACCGGTACTGGAAACCGGCACGATCGAAGATATTCTCTTTGCCCTGAAGAATGGTTTATGTGATTACGTCTCGCTGGGGATCAACGAAGCCGAAGATATCCTGAGCCGGTATCCGGCGATTACTGACAGCCTGTGTATTGATCCGACCTCTCTGATTTACTACCCGCTGCCACTGGTGTTTTATGTCTCCCCTGCCCGGCCTGAGTTGAAAATATTACTGGAAAAACGCTTGAAACAGTGCCACGAAAGCGGCGTTATCCATCAGTTAATTCAACAGCATTACGGACAGTATATCCGGAATACCCAGCTGAAAAGCCGTCATGTCATTCATCTCAGCAATCCGTTTTTACCGGCTACATTAGAAGGATTTGAATGTTCATGTTTCTGAGGCAACACAAGGGATAGCCGCAGATAAAACCTGATCATTCAGCCCTTGCGCTGAACATGCTGCTCCGGCGTCAGGTACACCTCGCGGAAATAGTCGTAAATGG harbors:
- a CDS encoding ABC transporter permease — translated: MDNFMNSDQSSGPAESWAAEPRFSRKKIKQAFSKIYAFFYGNPPAIIGGLLLTIILFGALFAPVLATHNPEKRVARPHVAPNAEYVLGTTRSGRDVYSQVLYGARKSLTVAISAGIIAMTLAVIIGVSSGYFGGKTDERLNFLTNVFLVFPQLPLLIVLAAFLGQVGSLVITLLLGVTSWPWGARVIRSQTMAIRHKEFIISAEVMGESKPRIILVEILPNLISIVFGGFLGTVIYAMGAEAGLGILGLGDATEVSWGSMLYWAQTSSSLYTGAWWEMLVPALALAMTGGALALINMSIDQVSNPKLRTGPHMKLWHKLKREADKRRGLR
- a CDS encoding ABC transporter permease, giving the protein MTFLFRRFGFYFTAFLIAISFNFMLPRLMPGDPVDAMFAAAQGRMDPAQMDAVREMYGFADGNLFEQYLSYMKSVFTLDLGPSVLMFPVSVSDVIAMALPWTMFLALGSLIVALIIGVSIGTYASYHRQGIFGQVVPPVLAFISNFPYVVTALLLFYFFGLKLELLPLAYTYDPAIEPGLTLEFISSVAKHAVLPVGSMVVVGIATWVFNMRNAMINVLGEDYVTMAEAKGLSGFRVMYRYAGRNAILPVATAIAMAIGFSFAGSIMTEVVFNYQGLGNILLKGIVARDYPLIQAILLILVTAVLTANFIADLLYVWLDPRISN
- a CDS encoding ABC transporter substrate-binding protein — encoded protein: MQKKTLIASIAAGFISIAAHASQEIKQGGTLTVPIINTGFVQNFNPYTTKDLLNGIMFEPLLVFNNMTGKTDFRLAKSYHYSDDLKTLTLTLRDQLKWSDGSPMTADDVVYSLKMTKDYPAFDLKGIWSGKNLESITAKNTTTVVFKLKDADSTFVWNLENYHILPKHIWSKASDLSKFTNPNPVGSGPMTTVKYVKPQQMKLCRNPNYYLENRPYLDCVVYRSYNDNSQIQPALIKGEIDWGSNFIADVESTFVAKDKADNHFWYPPNDAIHLYMNTKKKPFGDLKVRQALSMALDRKAIVDIAAYGYPTPNFNVGGIGELYKTYIDPKVNKKYGYLTQYNVKKAKSLLDEAGIVDRDGDGFRDNKDGSPIDLKIEVVSGWTDWIQVVQMVSEYFADVGIKADVKMVDWAVYDKNLKDSNYTMSINWSLVATNPILAYQDYYSTSRIGKTWHAGHGIHTPEIDKLIDSFGETADAAKQKEILSQLQEFTAQQMPFIPLFSNPTWFQYSTKKITGWPDAEHPYVQPVWYYGGKRVIILDHLHLK
- a CDS encoding transglycosylase SLT domain-containing protein; amino-acid sequence: MVSFWNGNKSPARQQHELEVLQTLLAGSFPAESIQNDMTSYPDAEDESNVFLHGTDVLVTVAGNQKFAAREFYPVQLPLCQGILGCRLLIIRKEDTGLFESITFEQLQHKIAGIPDTWADADLFRHNTLPVLETGTIEDILFALKNGLCDYVSLGINEAEDILSRYPAITDSLCIDPTSLIYYPLPLVFYVSPARPELKILLEKRLKQCHESGVIHQLIQQHYGQYIRNTQLKSRHVIHLSNPFLPATLEGFECSCF